The genomic stretch GTCAATTTCTTACTTTTGGTTTGTTTCTTAAGCAAATATTTATTATTATGAATTTGAAAATAAAAGGAAAAAAGATGAATCAAAACAATCCAGGCCAGCAAATAAATGTAGAATTAGGGGAAAAAGAAGCCGAGGGCATTTATTCAAACCTTGCACTGATTTCTCATTCACCCGCTGAGTTCGTGCTCGACTTTACGCGCATGCTGCCGGGCATACCAAAAGCAAAAGTCTACGCCAGAATTATTATGACGCCCCAGCATGCCAAATCGTTTCAGAAAGCGCTTGAAGACAATATCACGAAGTATGAAAAACAATTTGGAGAAATTATAATACACGGAGCTCAACCGGATGTCCAGCAACCGATTGGGTTTAAATCGAAAGAGGATACTTCAGACAAAGGTACCCAAAAGAAGTAAGATACCACGGCCCGGAAAGATAATCGAGACTTGAAACAAAACCTTGGAGCTTTGAACACTTTTAAAACAGCGGCTTTCCGACCAATTCAAACAACATAAATACCACAAAAAAGAGAGTCAACCCGCCAAAGAAAAGAGCCGCCGCACCGAATTGCAGATTTCCTTTCATTTCTTCACCATATTCCAGAGCCGGGGCAATGCTGATTTTTGCATCCGAAACCAGTTTTGCCTGGCAGGCCAGCCGCATTTTTGATTTTTCACCCAGATGAAGTTTTTCTTTCCAGGTGAGAGGCGTCACGCAATCTTTTGGGTCAACGAGGATGCGGTCAGAGCCGCACAGCCCAAAGCCACGGCAGTTGATATATTTATTGACACTACCGTAAAGCTGGACTTTATTTTTTCGGGCAATCTTTCTAAGGTCCTGTCCTGCTTCTCCTTCA from candidate division KSB1 bacterium encodes the following:
- a CDS encoding DUF3467 domain-containing protein, with the protein product MNQNNPGQQINVELGEKEAEGIYSNLALISHSPAEFVLDFTRMLPGIPKAKVYARIIMTPQHAKSFQKALEDNITKYEKQFGEIIIHGAQPDVQQPIGFKSKEDTSDKGTQKK